CGAAGGGCTTCGTGCAGCTGTGGGGTCTGCCCAGCAAGATCGCCGCCAAGCGCGAGCAGTACCACTGAACGTTTCCGCCGTGACGGGCATCGCCCCGGTGCCCGTCCAGCCCTGTCCGTGCCGCTTCGCGTTTCCCGAGGAAAACCGCATGTCCCGACAAGACGATTCCGCCACCGACAGCGATCGGTCGGATCCGACCATGCTCTGGGGAGGACGGTTCACCTCCGGCCCCTCCGAAACCATGGCAGCGCTCAGTCTGTCCACACATTTCGACTGGTCGCTCGCGCCCTACGACATCGCGGGTTCGAAAGCCCATGCCAGAGTGCTGCACGGTGCGGGACTGCTCACCGAGTCCGAGCTGGAAGGCATGCTGGCGGGACTGGAGACGCTCGCCACCGATGTGCGTACCGGACGGTTTCTGCCCGAGCCGGACGACGAGGACGTGCACACCGCCCTGGAGCGCGGGCTGCTCGAACGTGTCGGCACCGAACTGGGCGGTAAACTCCGCGCCGGGCGTTCCCGTAACGACCAGGTGGCCACTCAGTTCCGGATGTGGCTGCGTGACGCGGTGCGCGGCATCGTCTCGGCCGTACTCGACGTGATAGACGCCCTCGGCGAGCAGGCGGCCGCCAACCCGAGCGCGGTGCTCGCCGGGCGTACTCATCTCCAGCACGCCCAGCCCGTGCTGTTGGCCCATCACCTGCTCGCGCACTCCCAGGCCCTGCTGCGCGATGTCGCGCGGCTGCGTGACTGGGACGAGCGCACCGCCGTCTCCCCCTACGGTTCCGGTGCTCTTGCCGGATCCTCACTGGGGCTGGATCCCGACGCGGTAGCGAGCGAACTCGGGTTCGAGCACGGGGTGGACAACTCGATGGACGGCACCTCCGCGCGCGATTTCGCCGCGGAGGCGGCCTTCGATCTGGCCATGCTCGGCGTGAACCTCTCACGCATCGCCGAGGAAGTCGTCATCTGGAACACGGCGGAGTTCGGCTACATCACGCTGGACGATGCCTGGGCCACCGGCAGTTCGATCATGCCGCAGAAGAAGAATCCCGACGTGGCCGAACTGGCTCGCGCCAAGTCGGGCAGACTGATCGGAAACCTCACCGGTCTGCTGACCAGCCTCAAGGCACAGCCACTGGCGTACAACCGGGATCTGCAGGAGGACAAGGAACCACTGTTCGACTCGGTTCATCAGCTGCGACTGGTCCTGCCCGCCATGGCGGGCATGCTCGGCACGTTGACCTTCCACACCGAGCGGATGGCCGAGATGGCACCCGCGGGATTCACGCTGGCCACCGACATCGCCGAGTGGTTGGTGCGGCGTGGTGTCCCGTTCCGCGTCGCGCACGAGGCCTCCGGCGAGTGCGTACGGTTCGCGGAGTCGCGTGGTGTCGGGCTCGACGAATTGACCGAGCAGGAACTCTCCCGGGCGCATCCCGAGCTCACGCCGGCCGTTCGTGAGGTGCTGACGGTTCGAGGAGCGGTCTCGGCACGTGACTCACGCGGTGGCACGGCTCCCGATCGCGTCGCCGAGCAGGCTCGGCGGGTCGATGAGCACGTGGCACGACACCGTGCGTGGCTGGACGGCGAATTCTCCCACCGCTCCGGGTGAACCTCCCGCCGTGCCGGATCGGATCCGGGTGTTTCCCGGTCCGGCACGGCTCCGGTTCGTTCCCCGACGTGCGGCACCCGGTAGTGTGCTCGTCGTGATTGAGGTGACACGCTCCGAGACAGCACGTGACCCGCTCCGTGTGGCACGTTTCCTGCTCGGTTGTGAGTTGGTTTCGAACTCGCCCCAGGGGGTGGTTCGTGTCCGGCTCGTCGAGGTGGAGGCGTACCGCGGACAGGACGACCCGGCATCACACTGCTATCGCGGGCGTACCGAACGGAACGCGGTCATGTTCGGGCCGGCGGGTCACCTCTACGTGTACTTCGTCTACGGGATGCACTTCTGCGTCAACGTGGTTTGCCTGACCGACGGGCAGCCCGCGGCGGTGCTCCTTCGAGCCGGTGAGATCATCGAGGGCACCGACCTGGCACGCAGTCGTCGTCCCGCGGTTCGGAAGGAGAGCGCACTGGCCAGCGGACCGGCTCGACTCGCGGGGGTGCTGGGAATCACTCGTGAGTGTAACGGCGCGGACCTGACACGTTCCGACTCACCGATCCGGTTGCTGCGGGGGTGTGCCGTGGAGGACGAGGACGTACGCAGTGGTCCCAGAGTCGGGGTTTCCACTGCCACGGAGTTGCCCTGGCGTTCCTGGGTAAACGGTTCGCCCGCCGTGAGTTCCTATCGGCGTGGTGGTCGACGTAAGGTCACGAGCGGGAACTGAGCGGAATGTTCCGACTCCACCGACTCCTCTTCGCCTGACGCGAATCCTCGCCCGGCACGAGGCGGTCGCCCCGTGACTCCTGACTCGAGTTCTAGGGGGTCGTCGACATCGTGTGGTCCGCGTGAGCCAAACTGGCAGCGTGAGTGAGCACATCCTTGACGAACTTTCCTGGCGCGGTCTCATCGCGCAGTCCACCGATCTCGATTCGTTGCGTCGTGATCTCGATTCACCGCCACTCACACTGTATGCCGGTTTCGATCCGACCGGACCGAGCCTGCACGCGGGTCACCTGATCCCGCTGCTGACCCTGCGTCGTTTTCAGCTCGCCGGACATCGCCCGCTCGCACTGGCAGGCGGTGCGACCGGCTTGATCGGTGATCCACGTGACGTGGGTGAACGCAGTCTGCACGACGAGAACGTCATCTCCGAATGGACCGAGGGCATCCGCGAACAGCTCAGGCTCTTCGTCGACTTCGACGACTCGGAGACCGGGGCAGTCATGGAGAACAATGCCCACTGGACCGCGAACCTGCCCGTCACGGCGTTCCTGCGGGACGTGGGCAAGCATTTCTCGCTCAACTCGATGCTTTCACGTGAAACCGTCAAGCGACGGTTGGAATCCGACGGGATGTCCTACACCGAGTTCAGTTACATGCTGCTGCAGGCAAACGACTACGTACAGCTCAACCGTCGTTACGGCACGGCTCTGCAGCTGGGCGGATCGGACCAGTGGGGAAACATCATCGCCGGTGTCGACCTGCTGCGCCGACAGGACGGTGCGAGTGCGCACGCACTGACCACACCACTGGTCACCGACGCGGAGGGGAACAAGTTCGGCAAGTCCACCGGGGGCGGCAATCTCTGGCTCGACCCGGCGCTGACTTCCCCGTACGCCTGGTACCAGTACTTCATCAACACCTCCGATGCCGATGTGGGCAAGTATCTGCGGCTGTTCACCTTCCTGGAGCGTGCGGAGATCGAGGAGCTGGAACTCGCTACGGCGGAGCGCCCGCAACAACGTCTCGGTCAGCGCAGGCTTGCCGAGGAACTGACCACCCTGGTGCATGGGGCCACGGCTACCGAGCAGGTGGCTGCCGCCAGCCGTGCGTTGTTCGGGGGTGGGGACCTGAACCTGCTGAACGCCGACACCCTGGAATCGGCGATGGCCGAGGTCCCGACCGCGCGACTCAGACTGAGTGATGAGCCGACGATAGTCGACGTGCTCGTGGAGAGCGGTCTGGTGACGGGACGCAAGGCGGCCAGACGTACCATCGCCGAGGGCGGTGCCTACGTCAACAACGCCAAGGTGCTCGACGACACCTGGGCACCGAGCATGGCGGACCTGTTGCACGGCACCTGGTTGGTGGTTCGTCGTGGTAAGCGTCACACTGCGGGAGTCGAGTTGGTCTAATAGGCTCCTACTCGTAACGGTGAGGCGTCTGACCAGGTGGTTCGTTTCAGCGGGTGGCGAGTGCGGTCGATTTGACGTCGGCTGTGTCGTGGGGTAGATTCAATCTTGTCAGTGCTTCGGAAGTGTTCGCCACTTCTTGAGTGCTGACTTCTCCGATCGATCGGGTCCGGTTGCGGACCCCGTTGATCCGGGATGTTTTCCGGCTGTTATAGTACGAAGGTGAGCATCCCGGCGGCAGTCCGAGGCTGAGTTATTCGGACTCCGTGGTTGCTTGTACAATCTAAACTCGATCGGTATAGCTCCGGTCTTCCGGACGTTAAAGGGAACCCCCCTGAAACGCCGGTTTGCTCCGGTGCTAGGGTGATCGGTGTCCCGCTGGGACGGCGAGTGAACAGACATTCGTCGGAACTGCGGGCGATGACCTGCCGCGTGGGTGGTGGGTGTGTTCTTTGAGAATTCAACAGTGTTTGTGCACGCGTGTGTGTGTTTGTTTCTTGTCTTTTTTGCTTTGAGTATCAGCTCGCATCGTGCTTGGGTGGCTCTGTGAGGGGCTGCTGGGTGTGGTGTGGGTTGTGCTGGGGTTTGATTTTTTCCATGCATTGTTGGAGAGTTTGATCCTGGCTCAGGACGAACGCTGACGGCGCGCTTCACACATGCAAGTCGAGCGATGGCACCGGCCCTTGTGGTGGGTGTGCAGAGCGGCGGACGGGTGAGTAACACGTGAGTAACCTGCCCTGGGCGTGGGGATAACCCTGGGAAACTGGGGCTAATACCGGATGTCCCTACTGTCTCGCATGGGATGGTGGGGAAAGGTGCATCTTCGTGAGGGGGTGTTCCGGCTTGGGAGGGGCTCGCGGCCCATCAGCTTGTTGGTGCGGTAGTGGCGTACCAAGGCGATGACGGGTAGCCGGCCTGAGAGGGTGATCGGCCACACTGGGACTGAGACACGGCCCAGACTCCTACGGGAGGCAGCAGTGGGGAATTTTGCGCAATGGGCGAAAGCCTGACGCAGCGACGCCGTGTGGGGGAGGACGGCCTTCGGGTTGTAAACCTCTTTCGGCCCTGACGAATGTGACGGTAGGGGCTAAAGAAGCGCCGGCTAACTACGTGCCAGCAGCCGCGGTAATACGTAGGGCGCGAGCGTTGTCCGGATTTACTGGGCGTAAAGGGCTCGTAGGCGGTTTGTCGCGTCGGTCGTGGAAATGTCTGGCTTAACTGGGCACGTGCGGCCGATACGGGCAGACTCGAGGGCGGTAGGGGCAAGCGGAATTCCTGGTGTAGCGGTGAAATGCGCAGATATCAGGAGGAACACCGATGGCGAAGGCAGCTTGCTGGGCCGTTCCTGACGCTGAGGAGCGAAAGCGTGGGTAGCGAACAGGATTAGATACCCTGGTAGTCCATGCTGTAAACGTTGGGCGCTAGGTGTGGGGACCATGCTTGGTGTCCGTGCCGTAGCTAACGCATTAAGCGCCCCGCCTGGGGAGTACGGCCGCAAGGCTAAAACTCAAAGGAATTGACGGGGGCCCGCACAAGCGGCGGAGCATGTGGATTAATTCGATGCAACGCGAAGAACCTTACCTGGGTTTGACATACACCGGATAGCTGTGGAGACATGGTGTCCCTTTGTGGCTGGTGTACAGGTGGTGCATGGCTGTCGTCAGCTCGTGTCGTGAGATGTTGGGTTAAGTCCCGTAACGAGCGCAACCCTTGTCCTGTGTTGCCAGCAGTTCGGCTGGGGACTCGCGGGAGACTGCCGGGGTCAACTCGGAGGAAGGCGGGGACGACGTCAAGTCATCATGCCCCTTATGTCCAGGGCTTCACACATGCTACAATGGCCGGTACAGAGGGTGGCGAGACCGTGAGGTGGAGCGAATCCCTGAAAGCTGGTCTCAGTTCGGATCGGGGTCTGCAACTCGACCCTGTGAAGTCGGAGTCGCTAGTAATCGCAGATCAGCAGTGCTGCGGTGAATACGTTCCCGGGCCTTGTACACACCGCCCGTCACGTCATGAAAGTCGGTAACACCCTAAGCTCATGGTCCAACCACACCTGGTGTGGGGGGCGTGGTCGAAGGTGGGACTGGCGATTGGGACGAAGTCGTAACAAGGTAGCCGTACCGGAAGGTGCGGCTGGATCACCTCCTTTCTAAGGAGCAAGTTTTTCACACAGCTGGCATTCTCAGTGGGGAAAAGGCATGCTTTTTCCGGGGTGCTGGGTGCGCGTGTGCGGCACTGTTGGGTTCTCTAGGGGCACACCCCTTGCTGGTGAGGGCATCCTTGGTGGGTGTTTTTGCTGGTGTGGTGTGGTCTGGTGGTTGGTTGAGAACTGTATAGTGGTGGCGAGTATCTTTTTTGCTTGCTTGTTTTGGTGTGTTTGCTGGGCGTTGTGTGTTGGTTGTGTGTCGTGATGGTAGGCGTACGGTGGATGCCTGGGCACCAGATGCTGATGAAGGACGTGGGAGGCCGCGATAGGCCTGGGGGAGTTGTCAACCGAGCTGTGATCCCAGGGTGTCCGAATGGGGTAACCTGGCCGGGGTGATGCCCGGTCACCGGTGTCTGAAGAGATTAGGGCGCCGGGGGGCACGTGGGGAACTGAAACATCTCAGTACCCGCAGGAAGAGAAAACAAGATGTGATTCCCTGAGTAGTGGTGAGCGAACGGGGAGGATGGCTAAACCGTCTGCGTGTCAAGCCGGTGGGTGTTGCGTGGGCGGGGTTGTGGGAGCGCCTGGTCATTACCACCGTGGTGGCGCTGGGTGTGTGGTGTTAGCTGAAGGTGTTGGAAGGCACTGGCGGAGTGGGTGAGACCCCCGTAGGTGAAGGCACTGCACAGTCTGGTGGGGCGTGGTCCCGAGTAGCGCGGGACTCGTGCAATCTCGTGTGAATCGGCCAGGACCGCCTGGTAAGCCTGAATACGTCTGGTGACCGATAGTGGATGTGTACCGTGAGGGACTGGTGAAAAGTACCCCGGGAGGGGAGTGAAAGAGTTCCTGAAACCGTGCGCTGTTAAACCGTCAGAGCATGCCCTGGTGGTGTGTGATGGCGTGCCTTTTGAAGAATGAGCCTGCGAGTTAGTGGTGCGTGGCGAGGTTAACCCGTGTGGGGGAGCCGGAGCGAAAGCGAGTCTGAATAGGGCGAGGCTAGTCGCGTGCTCTAGACCCGAAACCGAGTGAGCTACCCGTGGCCAGGGTGAAGCGCGGGTAAGACCGTGTGGAGGCCCGAACCCACCAGGGTTGAAAACCTGGGGGATGAGCTGTGGGTAGGGGTGAAAGGCCAATCAAACTCGGAGATAGCTGGTTCTCCCCGAAATGCATTTAGGTGCAGCGTCGCGTGGTGCTTGGTGCAGGTAGAGCGACTGGATGGCTGATGGCCCCGGTGGGGGTACTGACGTCAACTAAACTCCGAATGGCATCAACGTTGGCAGCGTGGCAGTGAGTCCGTGGGGGAGAAGCTCCATGGTCGAGAGGGAAACAGCCCAGATCACCGGCTAAGGCCCCGAAGTGTGTGCTGAGTGGAAAAGGATGTGGGATTGCCGAGACAACCAGGAGGTTGGCTTAGAAGCAGCCATCCTTGAAAGAGTGCGTAACAGCTCACTGGTCAAGTGATCCTGCGCCGATAATGTAGCGGGGCTTGTAAGTACACCGCCGAAGCCGTGACACAGCAGCGTTGCTGTTGTGGGTAGGGGAGCGTCCCGCACGCCGGTGAAGCCGCGGTGCAAACCTGTGGTGGAGGGTGTGGGAGTGAGAATGCAGGCATGAGTAGTGCATGGGCAGTGAGAATCTGTCCCGCCGGAAGACCAAGGGTTCCAGGGCCAGGTTGTTCCGCCCTGGGTGAGTCGGATCCTAAGGCGAGGCCGTCAGGCGTAGTCGACAGGACAACGGGTTGATATTCCCGTACCCGCGTGGCACCGCCCCATACCAGCCCCCATTTTTTCTTCGCCAGCCAGTGGTTGCCGGTGTTCGGATTCGTTCCGGCTGGTGGCTGTTGGTGGTGTTGACTGGTGGGTGTGCTGGGCAGCGAGGGGGTGACGCAGGAGGGTAGCCCATCCCGGGCGATGGTTGTCCCGGGGTAACGGTGTAGCACGGCCGCCCAGGCAAATCCGGGTGGCCAGTGGTGTGAGACCGGATGCCGAGCCGGTGTGGCGAAGTGGGTGATCCCCGGCTGCCGAGAAAAGCCTCTAGCGAGGGGCCGCGTGGTCCGTACCCGAAACCGACACAGGTGGTCTGGTAGAGCATACCGAGGCGAGCGGGGTAACCGTGGTTAAGGAATTCGGCAAATTGTCCCCGTAACTTCGGGAGAAGGGGAGCCGCGCCTGGTGATCCCCCATTGGCGGGGTGAGCTGGGGGTGGCCGCAGAGTCTGGGCCCAAGCGACTGTTTACTAAAAACACAGGTCCGTGCGAAGTCGTAAGACGCGGTATACGGACTGACGCCTGCCCGGTGCCGGAACGTTAAGGGGAGTGGTGAACCCTTCGGGGTGAGGCTGCGAACCGAAGCGCCGGTAAACGGCGGTGGTAACTATAACCATCCTAAGGTAGCGAAATTCCTTGTCGGGTAAGTTCCGACCTGCACGAATGGCGTAACGACTTGGGCGCTGTCTCGACCACGGGCCCGACGAAATTGCAGGACGAGTTAAGATGCTCGTTTCGCGCGGCAGGACGGAAAGACCCCGGGACCTTTACTACAGCTTGGTATGGGCGTCTGGTTCGGCTTGTGTAGGATAGGTGGGAAACGGTGAACCACGCACGCCAGTGTGTGGGGAGTTGCTGGTGAAATACCACTCTGGTCGTTCCGGGCGTCTAACCTCGGTCCGTGACCCGGATCAGGGACAGTGCCTGGTGGGTAGTTTAACTGGGGCGGTTGCCTCCTAAAAGGTAACGGAGGCGCCCAATGGTTCCCTCAGCCTGGACGGAAACCAGGTGGCGCGTGTAAGTGCACAAGGGAGCTTGACTGTGAGACCGACGGGTCGAGCAGGTGCGAAAGCAGGGACTAGTGATCCGGCACCGGCATGCGGATGCGGTGTCGCTCAACGGATAAAAGGTACCCCGGGGATAACAGGCTGATCTTGCCCAAGAGTCCATATCGACGGCATGGTTTGGCACCTCGATGTCGGCTCGTCGCATCCTGGGGCTGGAGTGGGTCCCAAGGGTTGGGCTGTTCGCCCATTAAAGCGGCACGCGAGCTGGGTTTAGAACGTCGTGAGACAGTTCGGTCCCTATCCGCCGCGCGCGTGTGGAGACGTGCGGGGAGCTGTCCCTAGTACGAGAGGACCGGGACGGACGAACCTCTAGTGTGCCAGTTGTCCCGCCAGGGGCACGGCTGGTTGGCCATGTTCGGCACGGATAACCGCTGAAAGCATCTAAGCGGGAAGCCCACCCCAAGATGACGTCTCCCACCCCCCGTAAGGGGGGATAAGGCACCCAGCAGATGACTGGGTTGATAGGCCCGACATGTACGCACAGCGATGTGTTCAGTGGACGGGTACTAACCCGCCGAACGGCGACACCCCCCAACACACCGCCCACACACGCACCAACCCGCAAGCACACGCGATCTCGCCACCACTATACGGCTCCCAACCCAGCCACCACCCCCACCAACTAACTACATACCGGCTGAACCCCAAACGGCCCCCATAGTTCTTTGGGTCGGTGGCCACAGCGGAGGAGACACGCCCGGCATCCATCCCGA
This portion of the Actinopolyspora lacussalsi genome encodes:
- a CDS encoding argininosuccinate lyase (product_source=KO:K01755; cath_funfam=1.10.275.10,1.10.40.30,1.20.200.10; cog=COG0165; ko=KO:K01755; pfam=PF00206,PF14698; superfamily=48557; tigrfam=TIGR00838), producing MSRQDDSATDSDRSDPTMLWGGRFTSGPSETMAALSLSTHFDWSLAPYDIAGSKAHARVLHGAGLLTESELEGMLAGLETLATDVRTGRFLPEPDDEDVHTALERGLLERVGTELGGKLRAGRSRNDQVATQFRMWLRDAVRGIVSAVLDVIDALGEQAAANPSAVLAGRTHLQHAQPVLLAHHLLAHSQALLRDVARLRDWDERTAVSPYGSGALAGSSLGLDPDAVASELGFEHGVDNSMDGTSARDFAAEAAFDLAMLGVNLSRIAEEVVIWNTAEFGYITLDDAWATGSSIMPQKKNPDVAELARAKSGRLIGNLTGLLTSLKAQPLAYNRDLQEDKEPLFDSVHQLRLVLPAMAGMLGTLTFHTERMAEMAPAGFTLATDIAEWLVRRGVPFRVAHEASGECVRFAESRGVGLDELTEQELSRAHPELTPAVREVLTVRGAVSARDSRGGTAPDRVAEQARRVDEHVARHRAWLDGEFSHRSG
- a CDS encoding DNA-3-methyladenine glycosylase (product_source=KO:K03652; cath_funfam=3.10.300.10; cog=COG2094; ko=KO:K03652; pfam=PF02245; superfamily=50486; tigrfam=TIGR00567), which encodes MIEVTRSETARDPLRVARFLLGCELVSNSPQGVVRVRLVEVEAYRGQDDPASHCYRGRTERNAVMFGPAGHLYVYFVYGMHFCVNVVCLTDGQPAAVLLRAGEIIEGTDLARSRRPAVRKESALASGPARLAGVLGITRECNGADLTRSDSPIRLLRGCAVEDEDVRSGPRVGVSTATELPWRSWVNGSPAVSSYRRGGRRKVTSGN
- a CDS encoding tyrosyl-tRNA synthetase (product_source=KO:K01866; cath_funfam=1.10.240.10,3.10.290.10,3.40.50.620; cog=COG0162; ko=KO:K01866; pfam=PF00579; superfamily=52374,55174; tigrfam=TIGR00234), which produces MSEHILDELSWRGLIAQSTDLDSLRRDLDSPPLTLYAGFDPTGPSLHAGHLIPLLTLRRFQLAGHRPLALAGGATGLIGDPRDVGERSLHDENVISEWTEGIREQLRLFVDFDDSETGAVMENNAHWTANLPVTAFLRDVGKHFSLNSMLSRETVKRRLESDGMSYTEFSYMLLQANDYVQLNRRYGTALQLGGSDQWGNIIAGVDLLRRQDGASAHALTTPLVTDAEGNKFGKSTGGGNLWLDPALTSPYAWYQYFINTSDADVGKYLRLFTFLERAEIEELELATAERPQQRLGQRRLAEELTTLVHGATATEQVAAASRALFGGGDLNLLNADTLESAMAEVPTARLRLSDEPTIVDVLVESGLVTGRKAARRTIAEGGAYVNNAKVLDDTWAPSMADLLHGTWLVVRRGKRHTAGVELV